In one Amaranthus tricolor cultivar Red isolate AtriRed21 chromosome 8, ASM2621246v1, whole genome shotgun sequence genomic region, the following are encoded:
- the LOC130820611 gene encoding ubiquitin carboxyl-terminal hydrolase 18-like, whose amino-acid sequence MEEISCLKRQREEEARDESLFKRQKSYKDIINLLEEEEDEPVDDLSSLISTLQEEIGCSSSPSPSPSPSPSPSPSPSSSVSNQAPSNPFEADPEVPSIGFRSGSGSEEDENENVMRHLLVASDDELGLPNTSNITDGFDEVVGVQMDDGDLFSFVGGEGIWEFEDYEVSNYYNLLQSTEIFI is encoded by the coding sequence atggaagaaatttCATGTTTAAAAAGGCAAAGAGAAGAAGAAGCCCGTGATGAATCTCTCTTTAAACGCCAAAAATCATACAAAGATATAATTAATCTTCTTGAAGAGGAAGAAGACGAACCTGTTGATGATTTATCTTCTTTAATTTCTACTCTTCAAGAAGAAATCGGTTgctcttcttctccttctccttctccttctccgtCTCCGTCTCCGTCTCCGTCTCCGTCTTCTTCTGTATCTAATCAAGCTCCGTCAAATCCGTTCGAGGCTGACCCGGAAGTACCGTCGATCGGGTTTAGGTCTGGATCTGGATCTGAAGAAGATGAGAATGAAAACGTTATGAGACACCTTCTAGTAGCTTCTGATGATGAGTTGGGTTTACCTAACACTAGTAACATTACAGACGGTTTTGATGAGGTGGTTGGAGTACAGATGGACGATGGagatttgttttcatttgtcgGTGGTGAAGGGATTTGGGAGTTTGAAGATTATGAAgtttctaattattataatttgttaCAGTCTACTGAGATATTTATTTAG
- the LOC130820612 gene encoding F-box/kelch-repeat protein SKIP11-like, whose protein sequence is MLEGRSCLVSRALPSSCEQETKWAYMSYLVEVETNNGKRRLESDCEGEGGLKKLVKVSNKEERLSRAQFDRLSLSRSQVVGHSTNKHQTSDQSDMDCLINPIGRDMTINCLLRCSRANYGSIASLNRSFRSLVKSGEIYRLRRQNEVIEHWVYFSCRLLEWVAFDPVSRRWMQLPRMNSNECFMCSDKESLAVGTELLVFGKDLMSHVIYKYNILTNSWSSGMSMNFPRCLFGSASLGEIAILAGGCDSLGNILSSAELYDSEQQTWETLPPMIKPRKMCSGIFMDDKFYVIGGIGGSESKVLNCGEEFDLTTKTWTEIPNMSPAKFGVALENDMPAAAEAPPLLAVVNNELYAADYADMVLKKYNKETKEWAIVGGLPERAGSMNGWGLAFRACGDRVIVIGGPRVHGEGIIEVNSWVPSEGPPQWELLGTKQSGSFVYNCAVMGC, encoded by the coding sequence ATGTTGGAGGGAAGATCTTGCTTGGTGTCAAGAGCGTTGCCAAGCTCGTGTGAGCAAGAAACTAAGTGGGCTTACATGAGCTATCTAGTTGAAGTTGAGACAAACAATGGCAAACGCCGCTTAGAGTCGGATTGTGAAGGGGAAGGGGGGTTGAAGAAGTTAGTCAAAGTCTCTAACAAAGAGGAGAGATTATCTAGAGCTCAGTTTGATAGGTTATCCTTGTCTCGATCCCAAGTTGTTGGTCACTCTACAAACAAACACCAAACGAGTGATCAATCAGATATGGATTGCCTAATAAATCCTATAGGTCGTGACATGACTATTAATTGTCTCCTCCGTTGCTCAAGGGCGAATTATGGTTCAATAGCCTCTTTGAACCGAAGTTTCCGCTCTTTGGTCAAGAGTGGTGAGATTTACAGATTGAGACGGCAAAATGAGGTGATTGAGCATTGGGTTTATTTCTCTTGCCGCCTTCTAGAGTGGGTTGCGTTTGATCCAGTTAGTCGTCGTTGGATGCAGCTACCTAGGATGAATTCTAACGAATGCTTCATGTGTTCGGATAAAGAATCCTTGGCTGTTGGAACCGAACTACTTGTCTTTGGGAAGGACTTGATGTCTCATGTTATCTATAAGTATAACATATTGACGAACTCTTGGTCTTCTGGTATGAGTATGAACTTTCCTAGGTGTTTGTTCGGGTCTGCGAGTCTCGGAGAGATAGCCATCTTAGCTGGTGGTTGTGATTCACTAGGAAATATTCTGAGTTCTGCGGAGCTCTATGATTCAGAGCAGCAAACATGGGAAACCCTTCCTCCTATGATCAAACCAAGGAAAATGTGCTCTGGTATTTTCATGGATGATAAATTTTATGTGATCGGGGGGATTGGGGGCAGCGAGTCTAAGGTTTTAAATTGCGGTGAGGAGTTTGATCTTACCACAAAAACTTGGACCGAGATTCCTAACATGTCTCCGGCCAAATTTGGTGTTGCACTGGAGAACGATATGCCTGCTGCAGCCGAGGCTCCCCCGCTCCTGGCTGTTGTAAATAATGAATTATATGCCGCTGACTATGCTGACATGGTACTAAAGAAATATAATAAAGAGACTAAGGAGTGGGCAATTGTAGGGGGATTGCCTGAAAGAGCGGGCTCAATGAACGGTTGGGGTCTTGCTTTTCGGGCTTGTGGTGATCGGGTTATCGTTATTGGTGGGCCAAGGGTTCATGGTGAAGGGATCATTGAGGTCAACTCTTGGGTGCCTAGTGAAGGCCCTCCTCAATGGGAGCTGCTTGGTACTAAGCAGTCGGGTAGCTTTGTCTATAATTGTGCCGTCATGGGTTGTTAA